From Marinobacterium sp. LSUCC0821, a single genomic window includes:
- a CDS encoding superoxide dismutase: MSFELPALPYAKDALEPHISAETLDFHHGKHHNTYVVKLNGLVPGTEFEGKSLEEIIKTAPAGGVFNNAAQVWNHTFYWNCLSPNGGGAPTGAIADAINAKWGSFDKFKEELNDKAVNNFGSSWTWLVKNADGSLEIVNTSNAGTPMTNGQTAILTVDLWEHAYYIDYRNVRPDYLNGFWSLVNWEFANANLAA; this comes from the coding sequence ATGAGCTTTGAACTACCTGCTCTGCCATACGCAAAAGACGCTCTAGAGCCACACATCTCTGCTGAGACTCTAGACTTCCACCACGGCAAACACCACAACACTTACGTTGTTAAGCTAAACGGCCTAGTACCTGGTACTGAGTTCGAAGGTAAATCTCTAGAAGAGATCATCAAAACTGCTCCAGCAGGTGGCGTATTTAACAACGCTGCGCAGGTTTGGAACCACACGTTCTACTGGAACTGTCTATCACCAAACGGTGGCGGTGCACCAACTGGCGCGATTGCTGATGCGATCAACGCTAAATGGGGCTCATTCGACAAGTTCAAAGAAGAACTTAACGACAAAGCAGTTAACAACTTCGGTTCTTCATGGACTTGGTTGGTTAAAAACGCTGACGGTTCACTAGAGATCGTTAACACTAGTAACGCAGGCACTCCAATGACTAACGGTCAGACTGCAATCCTAACTGTTGACCTTTGGGAACACGCTTACTACATCGATTACCGTAACGTGCGTCCAGACTACCTAAACGGTTTCTGGTCACTAGTTAACTGGGAATTTGCAAACGCTAACCTAGCGGCTTAA
- a CDS encoding arylesterase, producing the protein MFNFSFKALLLSAFIALSPYSVQASGVMVFGDSLSAGYGLEPGQGWVDLLAQRVQEEGLAFEVVNASVSGETTSGGLARLPDLLDLHEPQWVVLELGANDGLRGMPLQIIEANLAKLAETVQASGAQLVVVGIRLPPNYGPRYTDNFFNLFPKLAETFEAPLVPFLLEGVADNWSLMQADGLHPTAEAQPKILGTVWQVLADVIR; encoded by the coding sequence ATGTTCAATTTTAGTTTTAAAGCGCTGCTTTTATCTGCGTTTATTGCGCTCTCTCCTTACTCGGTTCAAGCGTCGGGAGTCATGGTGTTTGGTGACAGTCTCTCTGCCGGCTATGGCTTGGAGCCAGGCCAGGGTTGGGTCGATCTTCTTGCACAACGAGTTCAAGAAGAGGGACTCGCTTTTGAGGTGGTTAACGCGAGTGTCAGTGGTGAAACAACATCAGGGGGTCTTGCTCGTTTGCCGGATCTACTGGATTTACATGAGCCCCAGTGGGTAGTTTTGGAGTTGGGGGCTAACGATGGTTTACGGGGTATGCCGTTGCAAATCATTGAAGCCAATCTCGCAAAATTGGCTGAGACTGTGCAGGCGAGTGGTGCCCAGTTAGTCGTGGTTGGCATTCGTTTGCCCCCTAACTACGGCCCACGGTATACCGACAATTTTTTTAACCTCTTTCCTAAGCTTGCGGAAACATTTGAAGCTCCACTGGTACCCTTTTTGCTAGAGGGAGTGGCTGATAACTGGTCTTTAATGCAGGCTGATGGGCTACATCCAACGGCAGAGGCGCAACCGAAGATCCTGGGTACTGTGTGGCAGGTGCTTGCAGATGTAATTCGGTAG
- a CDS encoding ABC transporter ATP-binding protein yields the protein MNNPRVLLEAKKLAKQFNQGERKVELFNDLNLKIHAGETVAIIGKSGAGKSTLLSLLAGLDTASSGTVEFAGEGLETLSDAERAKLRAEKIAFIFQSFHLLPELNALDNVALPLEIRQQADSETTASHWLKVVGLENRLDHYPSELSGGEQQRVAIARAFAGNPEILFADEPTGNLDEATGAAVVEQLFELNKAQGTTLILITHDRELAAKCQRRLTLANGSIEELL from the coding sequence ATGAACAACCCTCGCGTCCTACTTGAGGCGAAGAAGCTAGCCAAGCAATTCAATCAAGGTGAGCGAAAAGTTGAACTCTTTAATGACCTAAACCTCAAGATTCATGCGGGCGAAACGGTAGCCATCATTGGTAAATCAGGAGCCGGCAAGTCAACGCTTCTAAGCCTTTTGGCTGGGCTCGATACCGCCTCAAGTGGCACCGTGGAATTTGCCGGCGAAGGGCTAGAGACTCTGAGCGATGCTGAGCGAGCAAAACTGCGCGCGGAGAAGATTGCCTTTATTTTTCAATCCTTCCATCTGCTGCCAGAGCTCAACGCGTTGGATAATGTGGCACTTCCACTCGAAATCAGGCAGCAGGCAGATAGTGAAACGACCGCATCGCATTGGCTCAAAGTTGTCGGTTTAGAGAATCGCCTGGATCACTACCCCTCTGAACTATCTGGTGGTGAACAACAGCGCGTTGCAATTGCCCGTGCATTTGCCGGTAACCCAGAGATTCTGTTTGCTGATGAACCGACCGGCAACCTGGATGAGGCGACCGGAGCCGCCGTTGTTGAGCAGCTATTTGAACTGAATAAAGCACAGGGTACGACTCTCATTTTGATTACCCACGATCGCGAGTTGGCAGCCAAATGCCAACGCCGCCTCACTCTGGCTAACGGCTCAATTGAGGAGCTGCTATGA
- a CDS encoding ABC transporter permease codes for MSSAVSRIGYRQFRAQLRTVEWRVLMIAALLAVTLTSFLSVVSNRMEAGLLRESAAVLGSDLQLTSSRPIEPTRIERAKALGLTTTSVIQFPTMLGAGDKMLLSSARVVSAPYPLRGEMVTQPASSLSLPEPGTTWVEPRILSQLGIKIGDSVQFGYADLKVTAELLSSPDRGSGFNSLNPHIIVNHADLERSAVLAPGSRAAFRLLIAGDESNVANYEKEIRATLTSNERILSLVNDQPVTGNALATGLGYLRLSAMTTLLLASLTILLALRRFGQAQLSRSALLMSLGMAPTTLIKLYLWQLTLAATIIAIVGTTLGTGLAAVANMWLADLLPQALPSADLYSYFIGAGLGYAMLILLGIPPVLQQAGVSVAQLLRADSEIKTTRSAFAINALSLTLLALVLLAFLGAPVAAAIMLGVLAISGILFGWLAQWLLHTLGHKLSKRIRLGRLLRMRFKQQRRWHRLQAGVMVLLLMLISVMWVAREDLLKSWAAQFPEDTPNYFAINIQDWQKPELDQFLSERSIKAELSPMIRGRVTELNDQPIKSQLNDAQQDHNSLRRELNLTYSATLPGHNQLIQGKWWSSDTSQEISIEREMFEALGLKLGDKLGFDIGGRKVTAEITSVRSLEWTSFRPNFYIIFSPGALTAMPATYITSFNLEESSRHYAVELLRQFPSLTLIDIDQMLEQLSGWLTRLAESSTLVLQLTLGSGLILVTVTLLQALDQRRIEVALLQTLGANAKETKQLDLLEFGLLGLVCGFLAVFSAESTLAAIHHFVLKLEPTLHVELWIALPVVSALLFILIGSLLRSPLKIEQCYQILKSGG; via the coding sequence ATGAGCTCAGCTGTAAGCCGAATAGGTTACCGCCAATTTCGAGCGCAACTCCGCACGGTAGAGTGGCGGGTGCTAATGATAGCTGCCCTTTTGGCCGTGACTCTCACCTCCTTTTTAAGTGTTGTCAGCAATCGCATGGAGGCAGGCCTGCTGCGCGAAAGTGCTGCAGTTCTGGGATCAGATCTACAGCTGACTTCCAGCCGCCCTATAGAGCCTACTCGAATAGAGCGCGCTAAGGCGTTAGGGTTAACAACAACCAGCGTGATTCAGTTTCCAACCATGCTAGGTGCTGGTGACAAAATGCTGCTCTCTTCAGCACGTGTCGTCTCGGCACCCTACCCTCTGCGCGGGGAGATGGTGACACAACCTGCTTCCTCTCTAAGCTTGCCAGAACCCGGCACCACATGGGTTGAGCCACGCATTCTGTCTCAACTAGGAATCAAGATCGGTGACAGCGTTCAATTTGGCTATGCCGATCTTAAGGTCACCGCAGAACTACTCAGTTCACCCGATCGTGGCTCAGGCTTTAACTCACTGAACCCTCATATCATCGTTAACCATGCCGACCTTGAACGAAGCGCCGTACTGGCACCCGGATCTCGCGCAGCATTTCGACTTTTGATAGCCGGGGACGAGAGCAACGTTGCGAACTATGAAAAAGAGATACGCGCCACGCTAACCAGTAACGAGCGCATTCTATCGCTTGTTAATGATCAGCCAGTGACAGGTAATGCGTTAGCGACTGGCTTGGGCTATTTACGCCTAAGCGCAATGACCACCCTACTGCTGGCATCGCTTACTATATTGCTAGCTCTAAGACGCTTTGGGCAGGCTCAATTGAGCAGAAGCGCGCTCTTAATGAGTCTTGGGATGGCGCCGACTACACTCATCAAACTCTACTTGTGGCAACTGACACTGGCCGCAACCATCATTGCGATTGTCGGTACAACCCTAGGGACTGGCTTGGCAGCAGTAGCCAATATGTGGTTGGCAGATCTGCTTCCACAAGCGCTTCCGAGTGCAGACCTCTACAGCTACTTTATTGGTGCTGGATTGGGCTATGCGATGCTGATTTTGCTAGGCATTCCACCGGTACTTCAGCAAGCAGGCGTATCAGTTGCCCAACTTCTTCGAGCGGATAGCGAGATCAAAACCACCCGTTCAGCGTTTGCTATTAACGCACTGAGTTTGACCTTATTAGCGCTGGTGCTACTCGCATTTCTGGGTGCGCCGGTGGCAGCCGCTATCATGCTGGGTGTTCTAGCTATCAGCGGCATTCTATTTGGCTGGCTTGCCCAATGGTTACTGCACACTCTGGGCCACAAACTCAGCAAACGCATCCGCTTGGGTCGCCTTTTGCGCATGCGCTTTAAACAGCAGCGTCGTTGGCACCGTCTTCAAGCGGGCGTGATGGTGCTATTGCTTATGCTCATTAGTGTGATGTGGGTTGCGCGTGAAGATCTTCTGAAAAGCTGGGCAGCACAGTTTCCAGAGGATACGCCAAACTACTTTGCTATCAATATTCAGGATTGGCAGAAACCAGAGCTGGATCAATTCCTCTCAGAGAGGTCTATCAAGGCTGAACTTTCGCCGATGATTAGGGGGCGTGTTACAGAGCTAAATGACCAACCCATTAAGAGTCAGTTGAACGACGCACAACAGGATCACAACTCACTGCGCCGTGAACTTAATTTAACTTACAGCGCCACTCTGCCAGGTCACAACCAGCTCATCCAAGGTAAGTGGTGGAGCAGTGACACTAGCCAAGAGATCTCAATTGAGCGTGAGATGTTTGAGGCATTGGGGCTAAAGCTCGGGGATAAATTAGGCTTCGATATTGGCGGGCGCAAGGTTACCGCTGAGATCACCAGCGTTCGTAGTTTGGAGTGGACCTCTTTTCGCCCTAACTTCTACATCATCTTCTCGCCGGGTGCTCTAACGGCAATGCCGGCGACCTACATTACCAGCTTCAATCTGGAAGAGAGTTCACGTCACTATGCAGTAGAGCTGCTTCGTCAATTTCCATCCCTTACATTGATAGACATCGATCAGATGCTGGAACAGCTATCAGGTTGGCTGACGCGCTTGGCAGAGAGCTCGACTCTAGTCCTCCAGCTGACACTCGGCTCCGGTTTGATTCTTGTGACAGTTACACTGCTGCAAGCCCTCGATCAGCGACGTATCGAAGTGGCTCTTTTGCAAACCTTAGGTGCTAACGCAAAAGAGACCAAACAGCTCGATCTTTTGGAGTTTGGCCTACTCGGCTTGGTTTGTGGCTTCCTGGCAGTCTTCAGCGCGGAATCTACTTTGGCCGCGATTCATCACTTCGTTTTGAAGCTTGAACCGACGCTACATGTAGAGCTCTGGATTGCACTACCTGTTGTCTCAGCACTGCTGTTCATTCTCATCGGCTCGTTACTGCGCTCACCATTAAAAATCGAGCAGTGTTATCAAATACTTAAGTCTGGTGGCTGA
- the rpiA gene encoding ribose-5-phosphate isomerase RpiA, whose protein sequence is MTQDEMKQAVAAAALDYVLPKLKADSIIGIGTGSTANCFIDALAAHKGAFEAAVASSEASAERLRSHGIEVVDLNSVSGIEVYVDGADEFDPHLNLVKGGGGALTREKIVAAASKEFVCIVDKSKQVDVLGAFPLPIEVIPMARSYVARELAKLGVQPEYRQGFVTDNGNIILDVHDMEILNPKGLERELNDLVGVVTNGLFALRPADIVLMATPDGVETLTV, encoded by the coding sequence ATGACTCAAGATGAAATGAAGCAAGCGGTTGCTGCCGCAGCTTTGGATTATGTACTGCCGAAATTGAAAGCGGATTCGATTATCGGTATCGGCACCGGTTCTACCGCGAACTGCTTTATTGACGCGCTGGCGGCCCACAAAGGTGCGTTTGAAGCTGCTGTTGCAAGTTCGGAAGCTTCAGCAGAGCGTCTGCGCTCGCATGGCATTGAGGTTGTAGATCTAAACAGCGTATCGGGTATCGAGGTTTACGTAGATGGCGCGGATGAGTTTGACCCGCACCTTAACCTAGTTAAAGGCGGTGGTGGTGCGCTGACTCGTGAGAAGATTGTTGCCGCGGCATCGAAAGAGTTTGTCTGTATTGTGGATAAGAGCAAACAGGTTGATGTGTTGGGTGCTTTCCCACTACCGATCGAAGTGATTCCGATGGCGCGCTCTTATGTTGCGCGTGAATTAGCAAAGTTAGGCGTGCAGCCTGAGTATCGTCAGGGCTTTGTGACCGACAACGGTAACATCATCTTGGATGTGCACGATATGGAAATTCTAAACCCTAAAGGGTTAGAGCGTGAGTTGAACGATCTTGTTGGTGTGGTGACTAACGGGCTTTTTGCCTTGCGCCCAGCTGATATAGTGTTGATGGCAACCCCTGATGGTGTCGAGACACTTACGGTTTAA